From Priestia filamentosa, a single genomic window includes:
- a CDS encoding MBL fold metallo-hydrolase, with amino-acid sequence MIVYPTVIYDKEACVLVDTGMPGYAKELHNLMSEGNLNPERLTGVLLTHQDIDHIGSLPELIKENENLHIYAHEKDIPYIEGEKPFIKLDEEKKKYVTSSLTEHERLLFDETFYNPENKVVTHVLKDGETLPIAGGVKVIHTPGHTPGHISLYHEQSKTLIAGDAMIVENGELLGPNPPFTPNMEQALESLNKFKHLEIETLIGYHGGIFKGDIEKRLQELTSHSKA; translated from the coding sequence ATGATTGTTTACCCTACGGTGATCTATGATAAAGAGGCTTGTGTGCTTGTTGATACAGGAATGCCTGGTTATGCAAAAGAACTTCACAACTTAATGAGTGAAGGGAATCTGAATCCTGAACGTCTTACAGGAGTTCTATTAACACATCAAGACATTGATCATATCGGGAGCTTACCGGAGCTGATAAAAGAGAACGAAAATCTACATATCTATGCTCATGAAAAAGATATACCGTATATTGAAGGAGAAAAACCATTCATTAAATTAGATGAAGAAAAGAAGAAATATGTGACAAGTTCACTAACTGAGCATGAACGCTTATTGTTTGATGAGACGTTTTATAATCCTGAAAATAAAGTTGTGACCCATGTGTTAAAGGACGGCGAGACGTTGCCTATTGCAGGTGGAGTAAAAGTGATTCATACACCAGGTCATACACCGGGGCATATTTCTCTCTATCATGAACAAAGTAAAACATTAATTGCAGGAGACGCAATGATTGTAGAAAATGGCGAGCTTTTAGGTCCGAATCCTCCATTTACTCCAAATATGGAACAAGCTCTCGAATCTCTCAATAAATTTAAACACTTAGAGATTGAAACGTTAATTGGTTATCATGGAGGAATATTTAAAGGAGATATCGAGAAACGCCTTCAAGAATTAACGTCACATTCTAAGGCTTAA
- a CDS encoding O-methyltransferase produces MANEKVWHDVDQYLNGKLVGAHDVFEEVLKENEKAGLPAIDVSPTQGKFLHLLAKIKGAKRILEIGTLGGYSTIWLARALPSDGKLVTLEVNKKHAEVAQGNVKRAHIDHLVEIIVGSALETLPLLKEKGESFDLIFIDADKPNNPHYLKWALQLSKKGTVIIGDNVVREGRVIEEDSEDESVKGIREFINLLSGEKQVDATALQTVGSKGYDGLVFGIVG; encoded by the coding sequence ATGGCTAATGAGAAGGTTTGGCACGATGTTGATCAGTATTTGAACGGTAAATTAGTTGGTGCTCATGATGTCTTTGAAGAAGTATTAAAAGAGAATGAAAAAGCAGGGTTGCCTGCAATTGATGTATCCCCTACTCAAGGTAAATTTCTTCACTTACTAGCAAAGATAAAAGGAGCAAAACGTATTTTAGAAATTGGCACACTTGGAGGATATAGCACGATTTGGCTTGCAAGAGCTCTTCCTAGTGATGGCAAACTTGTGACATTAGAAGTGAATAAAAAGCATGCAGAAGTAGCACAAGGTAATGTGAAGAGAGCACATATAGATCATCTTGTAGAAATTATTGTTGGTTCTGCACTTGAGACGCTGCCATTGTTAAAAGAGAAGGGAGAGTCGTTTGATTTAATCTTCATTGATGCTGATAAGCCTAATAATCCACACTATTTAAAATGGGCTCTTCAACTGTCAAAGAAAGGCACGGTTATTATTGGAGATAATGTTGTACGAGAGGGAAGAGTTATTGAAGAAGACAGTGAAGATGAAAGCGTAAAAGGGATTCGCGAATTTATTAATCTATTATCGGGTGAAAAACAAGTTGATGCAACAGCCCTTCAAACGGTTGGAAGTAAAGGGTATGATGGTTTAGTTTTCGGTATTGTAGGGTAA
- a CDS encoding DUF5316 family protein has protein sequence MIKKGFMIGIIILLVSLAAFYFTGNGSYLYFISGGVGWVAFLFSADYFVHSITLKDKNKFSFEKKDRNMKSLKKSKRLLSVAVPNLVAVAIYFIVS, from the coding sequence TTGATTAAAAAAGGATTTATGATTGGCATTATTATATTGTTGGTGTCGTTGGCCGCCTTTTATTTTACAGGGAACGGGTCATATCTTTACTTTATTTCAGGTGGCGTAGGCTGGGTTGCTTTCTTATTTTCAGCTGATTACTTCGTTCACAGTATTACATTAAAAGATAAAAATAAATTTTCTTTCGAAAAGAAAGACCGCAATATGAAGAGTTTGAAAAAATCAAAGCGATTGCTCTCAGTCGCTGTGCCAAACTTGGTCGCTGTAGCCATTTATTTTATCGTTAGCTAA
- a CDS encoding GNAT family N-acetyltransferase: protein MKIRKASERDINEIAEIYVDSWRTTYDGLVPREFLNGLSYETSQHKWQSFYDDQVNETFMYVAVDEIGKVVGFAAARCMLHKEREGELYALYLLDQCQGQGVGRSLVKAVANHFIISNVSSMFVWVMKNNRAGRGFYQSLKGTYTSDRQSEFGGYVVEDEAYKWDDLSLLT, encoded by the coding sequence TTGAAAATTAGAAAAGCAAGTGAAAGAGATATAAACGAGATTGCCGAAATCTATGTTGATAGCTGGCGAACAACATATGACGGCTTGGTACCTAGGGAGTTTCTAAATGGGTTATCATATGAGACGTCCCAGCATAAATGGCAGTCATTTTACGATGATCAAGTGAATGAAACGTTTATGTATGTAGCGGTGGATGAGATAGGGAAAGTTGTAGGATTTGCAGCGGCTCGGTGTATGCTTCATAAGGAACGTGAAGGTGAACTGTATGCTCTATACCTTTTAGATCAGTGTCAAGGGCAGGGTGTAGGAAGGTCTCTCGTTAAAGCGGTCGCGAATCATTTTATAATAAGTAACGTTTCTTCCATGTTTGTATGGGTGATGAAAAACAATCGTGCTGGTCGGGGGTTTTATCAATCTTTAAAAGGTACATATACAAGCGATCGTCAAAGCGAATTTGGGGGATATGTTGTTGAAGATGAGGCCTATAAATGGGATGATCTTTCCCTTTTAACATAA